A part of Mycolicibacterium sp. TUM20985 genomic DNA contains:
- a CDS encoding potassium channel family protein: protein MAERRTRIGIAGAGNVGRSVAQELLDNGHKVLLIERERRKFEPDAVPDADWLFADACELTTLQEAGAETCDVLIAATGDDKANLVVGLLAKSEFGVPRVVARINEIRNEWLFTQAWGIDVAVSTPGAMVAGVEGAIDVGHLVRLMGLRQGQADLAKLTLPEDNPLVGQRVGDLGLPPNAAMVTLVRSGRVLLPTPDEVLEAGDEMLFVSDSSVESSIRAAIHGIEPIRAGDDVPGF, encoded by the coding sequence GTGGCGGAGCGACGGACGCGGATCGGGATCGCCGGCGCAGGCAACGTCGGCAGATCCGTCGCGCAGGAACTCCTCGACAACGGTCACAAGGTGCTGCTGATCGAACGCGAACGCCGCAAGTTCGAACCGGACGCGGTTCCGGACGCGGACTGGCTGTTCGCCGACGCCTGCGAGTTGACGACGTTGCAGGAGGCGGGCGCCGAGACGTGTGACGTCCTGATCGCGGCGACCGGTGACGACAAGGCCAACCTCGTCGTCGGCCTGCTGGCCAAGTCGGAGTTCGGCGTGCCTCGAGTCGTCGCGAGGATCAACGAGATCCGCAACGAGTGGCTCTTCACCCAGGCGTGGGGGATCGACGTGGCGGTCTCGACCCCGGGGGCGATGGTCGCCGGGGTTGAGGGGGCCATCGACGTGGGCCACCTGGTGCGGCTGATGGGCCTCCGTCAGGGGCAGGCGGATCTGGCGAAACTAACTCTGCCAGAAGACAATCCGCTCGTCGGTCAACGCGTCGGGGACCTCGGCCTGCCCCCGAACGCCGCCATGGTCACCCTGGTCCGCAGCGGCCGCGTCCTGCTGCCCACGCCCGATGAGGTGCTCGAGGCGGGTGACGAGATGCTCTTCGTCTCCGACAGCTCAGTCGAGAGTTCCATCAGGGCGGCCATCCACGGCATCGAACCCATTCGAGCCGGGGATGACGTGCCGGGCTTCTGA
- a CDS encoding CDP-diacylglycerol diphosphatase, whose amino-acid sequence MRGVAALGLAVVVALGGPCIGRAAADASALWRIVDGQCVPNQVAHGNPAPCAEVDLDAGSAVLKDLVGATQYLLIPTERSSGIEDPAILAPGAPNYFAAAWRARSFVDERAGVTLPRDWVSLAINSAFARSQDQLHIHVDCLSPDVHDALAGHAAAVGPAWAPFPVPLAGHRYDAVQVGGEDLDVDPFDLLADGVPGARDDMAARTLVVVGTVAADGRPGFVILTDRADPAAGDLAEGEELQDHDSCPRLAAVAPGK is encoded by the coding sequence GTGCGTGGCGTCGCAGCCCTCGGGCTGGCGGTGGTCGTGGCGCTGGGCGGCCCCTGCATCGGTCGCGCGGCTGCCGACGCCAGCGCACTCTGGCGAATCGTCGACGGTCAATGCGTGCCGAACCAGGTGGCCCACGGCAACCCCGCACCCTGCGCGGAGGTCGACCTCGACGCCGGGAGCGCGGTGCTCAAGGACCTCGTCGGCGCCACCCAGTACCTCCTCATCCCGACCGAACGGAGCTCGGGCATCGAGGATCCGGCCATCCTGGCACCCGGCGCGCCGAACTACTTCGCGGCCGCGTGGCGCGCACGCTCGTTCGTCGACGAACGCGCCGGCGTGACGCTGCCGCGGGACTGGGTCAGCCTGGCGATCAACTCGGCGTTCGCCCGGTCGCAGGATCAGCTCCACATCCACGTCGACTGTCTGAGTCCCGACGTACACGACGCCCTGGCCGGCCACGCCGCGGCGGTCGGTCCGGCCTGGGCGCCGTTCCCGGTGCCGCTCGCCGGTCACCGGTACGACGCGGTGCAGGTCGGCGGTGAGGATCTCGACGTCGACCCCTTCGACCTCCTGGCCGACGGCGTGCCGGGCGCCCGTGACGACATGGCCGCGCGGACGCTCGTCGTGGTGGGGACGGTGGCTGCCGACGGCCGACCCGGCTTCGTGATCCTCACCGACCGCGCCGACCCGGCGGCCGGGGACCTAGCCGAAGGCGAGGAACTTCAGGATCACGATTCCTGTCCGCGGCTGGCGGCGGTCGCGCCGGGCAAGTGA
- a CDS encoding DUF998 domain-containing protein, giving the protein MSRKGAAACWLVAGAAYLSLEFASATAVPGYRYDRDFISDLGRPDSPLHHLMNTAFVVQGTLLCLGAVLLARGSRDGRTGLFVGFAAANAVGNLVVAAVPSGGPGIAWVHVTGAVVAIVGGNAAILAGTRFVSANRAYRIASVALAALGLLSFTALAIGATTSATVLLPGAVWERTSVYTIIGWQMLSALAILRR; this is encoded by the coding sequence GTGAGCCGCAAGGGTGCAGCCGCCTGCTGGCTGGTGGCGGGTGCTGCCTATCTGAGTCTCGAATTCGCTTCTGCCACTGCCGTTCCCGGGTATCGGTACGACCGCGACTTCATCAGCGATCTCGGTCGGCCGGACTCGCCGCTGCACCATCTGATGAACACGGCGTTCGTGGTGCAGGGCACGCTGCTCTGCCTGGGCGCGGTGCTGCTGGCGCGGGGGTCGCGGGATGGTCGGACCGGTCTCTTCGTGGGCTTCGCCGCCGCCAACGCCGTCGGCAACCTGGTGGTCGCCGCGGTGCCCAGCGGCGGGCCGGGCATCGCGTGGGTCCACGTCACCGGCGCGGTGGTCGCCATCGTCGGCGGCAACGCGGCCATCCTCGCCGGTACTCGGTTCGTCAGTGCCAACCGGGCCTACCGGATCGCGTCGGTGGCACTCGCCGCGCTGGGGCTGCTGAGTTTCACGGCGTTGGCCATCGGAGCGACGACGTCGGCGACGGTGCTCCTACCCGGTGCGGTGTGGGAGCGGACCAGCGTGTACACGATCATCGGCTGGCAAATGCTGTCGGCGCTGGCGATCCTTCGCCGCTGA
- a CDS encoding protein adenylyltransferase SelO, which translates to MSEAPSTTVLHPSHFARDLPEMAVSWHAAEAPDPRLLALNEPLAAELGLDAAWLRTPAGLRLLVGAEVPEGVTPVAQAYSGHQFGGYTPRLGDGRALLLGELEDTDGRSRDLHLKGSGRTPFARGGDGLAAVGPMLREYVVSESMHALGIPTTRALAVVATGQPVQRDTPLPGAVLARVASSHLRVGSFQYAAAAGDLGVLRRLADHAITRHYPDAASADNPYLALFDAVVSAQASLVARWMLVGFIHGVMNTDNMTISGETIDYGPCAFLDAYDPATVYSSIDHAGRYAYANQPVVAQWNLARFAETLLPLIAEDQQQAVDQAVESLGRFGASYDAAWSAGMRAKLGLSATVDDATVGSLAADLLAQLEQSHVDYSSLFRLLGLAARGDTEPARGLFVDLATFDGWLARWRALDPDAEAMNRVNPVYIPRNHLVEEALAAATSGDLDPVARLLDAVSSPFDERADLERYAAPAPDDFGPYQTFCGT; encoded by the coding sequence GTGAGTGAAGCACCGTCGACGACCGTCCTCCACCCCAGCCACTTCGCCCGCGACCTGCCGGAGATGGCCGTCTCCTGGCACGCCGCCGAGGCACCCGACCCGCGCCTGCTGGCACTCAACGAACCGCTCGCCGCGGAACTGGGGCTCGACGCGGCGTGGCTCAGGACTCCCGCCGGGCTACGCCTGCTGGTCGGCGCCGAGGTTCCCGAGGGCGTCACCCCCGTGGCGCAGGCCTACTCCGGGCACCAATTCGGTGGATACACACCACGTCTGGGTGACGGCCGCGCGCTACTCCTCGGCGAACTCGAGGACACCGACGGCCGGTCGCGCGATCTCCACCTCAAGGGTTCCGGGCGCACACCGTTCGCGCGCGGCGGTGACGGCCTCGCCGCCGTGGGCCCGATGCTGCGGGAGTACGTCGTCAGCGAGTCGATGCACGCCCTGGGCATCCCGACCACCAGGGCGCTCGCGGTCGTCGCCACGGGGCAACCCGTGCAGCGCGACACGCCGCTGCCCGGCGCCGTGCTCGCCCGCGTGGCGAGCAGTCACCTTCGGGTGGGGAGCTTCCAGTACGCGGCCGCCGCCGGTGACCTCGGCGTGTTGCGCCGGCTCGCCGACCACGCGATCACCAGGCACTATCCCGATGCCGCCTCGGCGGACAACCCGTACCTGGCGTTGTTCGACGCGGTCGTCTCGGCGCAGGCGTCGTTGGTGGCGCGGTGGATGCTCGTCGGCTTCATCCACGGCGTGATGAACACCGACAACATGACGATCTCGGGCGAGACGATCGACTACGGGCCGTGCGCGTTCCTCGACGCCTACGACCCGGCGACCGTGTACAGCTCGATCGACCACGCCGGGCGCTATGCCTACGCCAATCAGCCGGTCGTCGCGCAGTGGAACCTGGCGCGCTTCGCCGAGACCCTGCTGCCGCTGATCGCCGAGGACCAGCAGCAGGCCGTGGACCAAGCGGTGGAGTCACTCGGTCGCTTCGGCGCCTCGTACGACGCGGCCTGGTCGGCAGGCATGCGCGCGAAGCTGGGGTTGTCCGCCACGGTCGACGACGCGACCGTCGGCTCCCTTGCGGCGGATCTGCTGGCGCAGCTCGAGCAGAGCCACGTCGACTACTCATCGCTCTTCCGACTCCTCGGCCTGGCCGCCCGCGGCGACACCGAGCCGGCCCGCGGATTGTTCGTCGACCTCGCGACCTTCGACGGCTGGCTCGCGCGATGGCGGGCGCTGGACCCCGACGCCGAGGCCATGAACCGGGTGAATCCCGTCTACATCCCGAGGAACCACCTCGTGGAGGAAGCCCTCGCGGCGGCGACGTCGGGTGATCTCGACCCCGTGGCGCGGTTGCTCGACGCGGTGAGCTCCCCGTTCGACGAGCGGGCGGACCTCGAGCGGTACGCCGCGCCGGCGCCCGACGATTTCGGGCCCTACCAAACGTTCTGCGGCACGTAG
- a CDS encoding potassium/proton antiporter: protein MSLHELYLALLIGGFVLLASIVGTRVATRVGFPSLLLFLLVGVAIGEDGLGLQFDDVELARNVGTAALAVILVEGGLTTRFADIRKVLAPAGALATIGVVISLLVTAAGAHLLLGMDWQLALLLGAIVSSTDAAAVFSVLRVLPLPRRVAGLLEAESGFNDAPAVIFVLMFSAVPFVFEPESAVADLVYELLAGSAIGLACGFLGALMLRRVALPASGLYPIGTFGLGIVAFAAAGAVHASGFIAAYLAAVVLANSGLPHRSATRSFAEGLGWLAQIGLFVLLGLLVDPSELAADVVPAIVVGLVLLLVARPLSVVGSLAGFSIPLREQIFLSWAGLRGAVPIVLATFPIVAGVPDSNRLLNVVFLLVVVFTLVQGPSLRPIAHALHLIPRDSPREIQVESAPLDVLEAELLTLTVRPTSRLHDVTVLELRLPDPSVITLIIRDGHTFVPLPDTRIEAGDELLIVTTSKTRNAAERRLRAVSRRGKLAYWFDEYGEPE from the coding sequence TTGAGCCTGCACGAGCTGTACCTGGCCTTGCTGATCGGCGGCTTCGTGCTGCTGGCCAGCATCGTCGGCACCCGCGTCGCGACCCGGGTGGGGTTCCCCAGCCTTCTGCTCTTCCTGCTCGTCGGCGTCGCCATCGGGGAGGACGGCCTCGGGCTCCAGTTCGACGACGTCGAGCTCGCCAGGAACGTCGGGACCGCCGCGCTGGCCGTCATCCTCGTCGAGGGCGGTCTGACGACGCGCTTCGCCGACATCCGCAAGGTGCTGGCGCCGGCGGGCGCGTTGGCCACCATCGGTGTGGTCATCAGCTTGCTGGTCACCGCGGCCGGTGCGCATCTGCTGCTCGGGATGGACTGGCAGCTCGCGTTGCTGCTCGGCGCCATCGTGTCGTCCACCGACGCGGCAGCGGTGTTCTCGGTGCTGCGCGTCCTGCCGCTGCCCCGGCGGGTGGCGGGGCTGCTCGAAGCCGAGTCCGGATTCAACGATGCGCCTGCCGTCATCTTCGTGCTCATGTTCAGCGCCGTCCCCTTCGTATTCGAGCCGGAGAGCGCCGTCGCGGACCTGGTGTACGAACTGCTGGCCGGCTCCGCCATCGGGCTGGCGTGCGGATTCCTCGGCGCGCTGATGCTGCGACGCGTCGCCCTGCCCGCATCCGGGCTGTATCCGATCGGAACGTTCGGGCTGGGCATCGTGGCCTTCGCGGCGGCGGGCGCCGTGCACGCCAGCGGCTTCATCGCCGCCTATCTGGCCGCGGTGGTGCTCGCGAACTCCGGGCTGCCGCACCGCTCGGCGACCAGGTCCTTCGCCGAGGGGCTGGGCTGGCTGGCGCAGATCGGCCTGTTCGTCCTGCTCGGGTTGCTGGTGGACCCCAGCGAGCTGGCTGCCGACGTGGTTCCCGCGATCGTCGTCGGGCTGGTCCTGCTCCTGGTCGCCCGACCGCTGTCGGTGGTCGGCTCACTGGCCGGTTTCAGCATTCCGCTGCGCGAGCAGATCTTCCTGTCGTGGGCGGGTCTTCGTGGTGCGGTGCCCATCGTCCTGGCGACCTTTCCGATCGTCGCGGGGGTGCCCGACAGCAACCGCCTGCTCAACGTCGTCTTCCTCCTGGTGGTGGTCTTCACCCTGGTGCAGGGGCCCAGCCTGCGGCCCATCGCACACGCCCTGCACCTGATCCCCCGCGATTCACCGCGAGAGATCCAGGTCGAGTCCGCACCGCTGGACGTGCTCGAGGCGGAGTTGCTGACGCTCACCGTGCGGCCGACGTCGCGCCTGCACGACGTGACGGTTCTGGAGCTCCGGCTCCCCGACCCCAGCGTCATCACGCTGATCATCCGCGACGGCCACACGTTCGTTCCGCTGCCGGACACCCGCATCGAGGCCGGTGACGAACTCCTGATCGTCACCACCTCCAAGACCAGGAACGCGGCCGAACGCAGACTCCGCGCGGTCAGCCGGCGGGGCAAGCTCGCGTACTGGTTCGACGAGTACGGCGAACCCGAATAG
- a CDS encoding cutinase family protein translates to MNSRLLTQVLGAALVSTWATVIAPAPGAIAEPLSDAAAPPACPDVDLVFARGTGEPVGLGYMGEAFENSLRSKLGTKSLGVYAVQYPATIDFPRAVDGINDAAAHIQATAANCPKTKIVLSGYSQGAAVAGFTTADVVPPGAADSGVTGPMPASVADHVAAVALFGKPDAAFMDFINQPAVTIGPLYAGKTLESCVPGDPICSGGGDYGLHNQYVADGRVDQAADFVVGRLGLPAPVAPAPPAPGAA, encoded by the coding sequence ATGAACTCGCGCCTGCTCACGCAAGTACTCGGTGCTGCGCTGGTGTCGACGTGGGCGACGGTGATCGCACCAGCCCCCGGCGCCATCGCCGAACCCCTCTCCGACGCCGCCGCTCCGCCGGCCTGCCCCGACGTGGATCTCGTCTTCGCCCGCGGCACGGGTGAGCCCGTTGGCCTCGGCTACATGGGTGAGGCGTTCGAGAACTCGTTGCGCTCCAAGCTCGGAACCAAGTCCCTCGGGGTGTACGCGGTGCAGTACCCCGCGACGATCGACTTCCCGCGGGCCGTGGACGGCATCAACGACGCGGCGGCGCACATCCAGGCCACCGCGGCCAACTGCCCGAAGACCAAGATCGTGCTCAGCGGCTACTCCCAGGGGGCGGCGGTGGCGGGGTTCACCACGGCCGACGTCGTGCCCCCCGGCGCGGCCGACTCCGGTGTGACGGGTCCGATGCCCGCGTCGGTGGCGGACCACGTCGCCGCGGTGGCGCTCTTCGGCAAGCCGGATGCCGCTTTCATGGACTTCATCAATCAGCCGGCGGTGACCATCGGCCCGCTGTACGCGGGCAAGACCCTGGAGTCGTGCGTGCCCGGCGACCCGATCTGCTCCGGCGGTGGCGACTACGGCCTGCACAACCAGTACGTCGCCGACGGCCGGGTGGACCAGGCGGCCGACTTCGTCGTTGGCAGGCTCGGACTGCCTGCGCCCGTGGCACCCGCACCCCCGGCACCCGGCGCGGCCTGA
- a CDS encoding Rieske 2Fe-2S domain-containing protein → MTAAEEVREIDAGIPMTRFARGWHCLGLAESFRDRKPHGINAFGTRLAVFADPDGEIHVLDGYCRHMGGDLSMGTVKGDTLACPFHDWRWQGSTGRCVEVPYARRTPRLARTRKWLCQEVNGQLLVWHDPEGSTPPSELTPPTIEGMNEGRWSPWTWNSILIEGSHCREIVDNNVDMAHFFYIHRAYPTYFKNVIEGQAASQFMESKARPDTTPNYESLWEGTNLRSEATYFGPAYMINWLHNDVAPDFTLEVALINCHYPVSQNSFVLQWGVAVQKIEGLPEDKAGRLAATLSKSFGEGFLDDVEVWKHKTRIDNPLLTEEDGAVYQHRRWYEQFYVDVADVTDDMVARFELEVDTTHAHGIWQQEVSENLRRRAALPSG, encoded by the coding sequence ATGACTGCTGCTGAAGAGGTTCGCGAGATCGACGCGGGCATCCCGATGACCCGGTTCGCGAGGGGTTGGCACTGCCTGGGTCTGGCCGAATCGTTCCGTGACCGAAAGCCGCACGGAATCAATGCCTTCGGGACCCGGTTGGCGGTGTTCGCCGATCCCGACGGCGAGATCCACGTCCTCGACGGCTACTGCAGGCACATGGGCGGTGACCTGTCGATGGGGACGGTCAAGGGCGACACCCTGGCCTGCCCGTTTCACGACTGGCGATGGCAGGGCTCGACCGGTCGCTGCGTCGAGGTGCCCTACGCCCGACGCACCCCGCGATTGGCGCGTACGCGAAAGTGGCTGTGTCAGGAGGTGAACGGCCAACTGCTGGTGTGGCACGACCCCGAGGGCTCGACCCCGCCATCGGAGCTGACTCCGCCGACGATCGAGGGGATGAACGAGGGCAGGTGGTCGCCGTGGACGTGGAACTCGATCCTGATCGAGGGTTCGCACTGCCGTGAGATCGTCGACAACAACGTCGACATGGCCCACTTCTTCTACATCCACCGCGCGTACCCGACGTACTTCAAGAACGTCATCGAAGGTCAGGCGGCCAGTCAGTTCATGGAGTCCAAGGCGCGACCGGACACCACGCCGAACTACGAAAGCCTTTGGGAGGGAACGAATCTCCGGTCCGAGGCGACCTATTTCGGACCTGCCTACATGATCAACTGGTTGCACAACGACGTCGCGCCGGACTTCACCCTCGAGGTGGCGCTGATCAATTGCCACTACCCGGTCTCGCAGAATTCGTTCGTGCTGCAGTGGGGTGTCGCCGTGCAGAAGATCGAGGGGCTGCCCGAAGACAAGGCCGGGCGGCTGGCCGCGACGCTCAGCAAGAGCTTCGGCGAGGGCTTCCTCGACGACGTCGAAGTGTGGAAGCACAAGACGCGCATCGACAACCCGCTGCTGACCGAGGAGGACGGTGCGGTCTATCAGCATCGTCGGTGGTACGAACAGTTCTACGTCGACGTCGCCGACGTGACCGATGACATGGTCGCGCGCTTCGAACTCGAGGTCGACACCACGCACGCGCACGGGATCTGGCAGCAGGAAGTCAGCGAGAACCTCAGGCGTCGAGCTGCGTTGCCGTCCGGGTAG
- a CDS encoding TetR/AcrR family transcriptional regulator has translation MDRGSRSKDALLDAAERLIAERGFEVPLRDIAQAAGQRNNSAVNYHFHSRQDLLDAVVARRLLPMERERERMLGDLDAGEAFDAGDVHALMRVLVLPLLRLESTHYARFLQVVGPRLRTEPHDSAETAWPRVLEALSHAVPVADRRARRRRVAAVATAMFALAAEHERSAQDGDPEEIVHMLAAMLTATAPRLV, from the coding sequence GTGGACCGTGGCTCCCGATCGAAGGACGCGCTACTCGACGCCGCCGAACGGCTCATCGCCGAACGGGGCTTCGAGGTGCCGCTGCGCGACATCGCCCAGGCGGCGGGTCAGCGGAACAACTCGGCGGTCAACTACCACTTCCACAGCAGGCAGGATCTCCTCGACGCCGTGGTGGCGCGCCGACTGCTGCCCATGGAGCGCGAGCGGGAGCGGATGCTCGGTGACCTCGACGCCGGGGAGGCCTTTGACGCCGGTGACGTCCACGCGCTGATGCGCGTCCTCGTCCTCCCGCTGCTACGCCTCGAGAGCACGCACTACGCCCGGTTCCTCCAGGTGGTCGGCCCGCGGCTGCGGACAGAACCGCACGATTCGGCGGAGACGGCCTGGCCACGGGTTCTGGAGGCCCTGTCGCACGCGGTGCCCGTCGCCGATCGCCGGGCTCGTCGGCGCCGCGTCGCCGCAGTCGCCACAGCGATGTTCGCCCTCGCCGCGGAGCACGAGCGGTCCGCCCAGGACGGGGATCCCGAGGAGATCGTGCACATGTTGGCCGCCATGTTGACCGCGACCGCGCCGCGCCTAGTGTGA
- a CDS encoding alcohol dehydrogenase catalytic domain-containing protein yields the protein MRNVVITGPGAVEVRDAPDPVPPGPDGAVVGVESAAICGSDLHFYDGDLPVGDGVAVGHEFIGTVLEVGPEVTGVRVGDRVLAASVTGCGRCAGCATGNPVTCVQGMQIFGSGGLGGGQATAVAVPGADFQLMRIPDGMDDEAALLLTDNLSTGWIGAKKADIPPGGTVVVLGLGAVGLCAVRAAFAQGAGTVLAADPVAGRRALAVDSGATALEGPTVAAVLEHTGGRGADSVIDTVALDATLNDALACVRADGTVSVLGVHDLDPYPLPILMALIRNLTLRMTTAPIQQTWTDLLPLVTGGKLRTDGIFTHRYPLAEAADAYAAVAARTPECIKVILDVPSS from the coding sequence ATGCGCAACGTCGTCATCACCGGTCCCGGCGCGGTCGAGGTTCGCGACGCCCCCGATCCGGTTCCGCCAGGACCCGACGGGGCCGTGGTCGGGGTCGAGTCCGCGGCGATCTGCGGCTCCGACTTGCACTTCTACGACGGCGATCTGCCGGTGGGCGACGGTGTCGCGGTCGGTCACGAGTTCATCGGGACCGTGCTCGAAGTCGGTCCCGAGGTCACAGGGGTGCGGGTCGGCGATCGCGTCCTGGCCGCCTCGGTCACCGGCTGCGGGCGGTGTGCGGGTTGTGCCACCGGCAACCCGGTCACGTGTGTGCAGGGGATGCAGATCTTCGGCTCCGGCGGACTCGGTGGGGGTCAGGCGACGGCAGTCGCGGTGCCTGGCGCCGACTTTCAGCTCATGCGGATTCCCGACGGCATGGACGACGAAGCCGCGCTGTTGCTCACCGACAACCTGTCGACCGGCTGGATCGGCGCGAAGAAGGCCGACATCCCGCCGGGCGGCACGGTGGTCGTGCTCGGCCTCGGCGCGGTGGGGTTGTGTGCCGTCCGGGCGGCCTTCGCGCAGGGCGCGGGCACCGTTCTGGCCGCCGACCCCGTGGCGGGCCGGCGCGCGCTCGCGGTCGATTCGGGGGCGACCGCACTCGAGGGACCGACGGTCGCTGCGGTGCTCGAGCACACGGGGGGACGGGGTGCCGACAGCGTCATCGACACGGTGGCCCTGGACGCGACCCTGAACGACGCGCTGGCCTGCGTTCGCGCCGACGGCACGGTGTCCGTCCTCGGAGTGCACGACCTCGACCCGTACCCCCTGCCGATCCTCATGGCGCTGATCCGCAACCTCACCCTGCGGATGACCACCGCGCCCATCCAGCAGACGTGGACCGACCTTCTTCCCCTGGTGACCGGAGGCAAGCTGCGCACCGACGGCATCTTCACCCACCGCTACCCGCTGGCCGAGGCGGCCGACGCCTATGCCGCGGTCGCGGCCCGCACCCCCGAATGCATCAAGGTGATCCTCGACGTGCCGTCGTCGTGA
- a CDS encoding TetR/AcrR family transcriptional regulator: MAPADASRDTGEDARVSRTRADVARAALEVLTTEGSDAVTHARVAEIAGYSKTTLYTHWPSRIDLIAMAIESLGEMPHHQLTGDLRTDLIEELKVFRKGIVDMRLDRVLSGMAEWASVEQMARIRHKVNTDGQHQMWEMLGQRFSSPALDAAVSMLTGVVACPAIMFGTVPDDAVIEAAVDVVLASPPR, translated from the coding sequence ATGGCACCCGCCGACGCCAGCAGGGACACGGGCGAGGACGCCCGCGTGTCGCGCACGCGTGCCGACGTCGCGAGGGCCGCTCTCGAGGTGCTCACCACCGAGGGTTCCGACGCCGTGACGCATGCGCGGGTCGCGGAGATCGCCGGCTACTCCAAGACCACCCTCTACACCCACTGGCCCTCGCGGATCGACCTGATCGCGATGGCGATCGAGAGCCTCGGCGAGATGCCCCACCATCAACTCACCGGCGACCTGCGTACGGACCTCATCGAAGAGCTCAAGGTGTTCCGCAAGGGCATCGTCGACATGCGACTTGATCGCGTGTTGTCCGGAATGGCCGAGTGGGCGTCGGTCGAGCAGATGGCGCGGATCAGGCACAAGGTCAACACCGACGGACAGCATCAAATGTGGGAGATGCTCGGTCAGCGCTTCTCCAGCCCGGCGTTGGATGCCGCGGTCTCGATGCTCACCGGTGTCGTCGCCTGCCCGGCGATCATGTTCGGCACCGTGCCCGACGACGCCGTCATCGAGGCGGCCGTCGACGTCGTGCTGGCCAGCCCGCCGCGCTGA
- a CDS encoding GNAT family N-acetyltransferase: MSREPFVPADFDVPRALVGDRFRLEPLGPGHNAADLAAWMSSISHIQSTPGFANYGWPPDEGFTAEANLGDLVRHADEFERRVAFAYTVLRPDTDDVIGCVYLDPGPRRGSVDVRSWVTADVADLDPVLRQAVRAWLAEAWPFDEVVYAG; encoded by the coding sequence ATGAGTCGAGAACCATTCGTGCCGGCCGACTTCGACGTCCCCCGCGCACTCGTCGGCGACCGCTTCCGGCTCGAACCGCTGGGCCCGGGGCACAACGCCGCCGATCTCGCCGCGTGGATGTCGAGCATCAGCCACATCCAATCCACTCCGGGCTTCGCGAACTACGGCTGGCCGCCGGACGAGGGCTTCACCGCCGAGGCCAACCTCGGCGACCTGGTGCGGCACGCCGACGAATTCGAGCGGCGAGTGGCCTTCGCCTACACCGTCTTGAGGCCCGACACCGATGACGTCATCGGCTGCGTCTACCTCGATCCCGGGCCGCGGCGCGGCAGCGTGGACGTCCGGTCGTGGGTCACGGCCGACGTCGCTGACCTCGATCCCGTTCTGCGTCAAGCGGTTCGGGCGTGGCTGGCCGAGGCGTGGCCATTCGACGAGGTCGTCTACGCCGGCTGA